Proteins encoded by one window of Acuticoccus sp. MNP-M23:
- a CDS encoding molybdenum cofactor biosynthesis protein MoaE: MADAPPRFHVGVLDGPLDPAAWLAEISPRDHTGAVVTFSGYCRGEGGRITALELEHYPGMAEAEMQRIAEAAMARWPLDGVLAVHRTGVVAVGEPIVLVAAGSAHRDAAFEAARFVMDFLKTDAPFWKREHLADGTKGEWIEAKSADDAARARWA; this comes from the coding sequence GTGGCTGACGCCCCGCCCCGCTTTCATGTCGGCGTGCTGGACGGCCCGCTCGACCCTGCGGCATGGCTGGCCGAAATATCGCCGCGCGATCACACCGGCGCGGTGGTCACGTTCAGCGGCTATTGCCGGGGCGAGGGCGGGCGGATCACTGCGCTGGAGCTGGAGCATTATCCTGGCATGGCGGAGGCCGAGATGCAGCGCATCGCGGAGGCTGCCATGGCGCGCTGGCCGCTCGACGGCGTTCTCGCGGTTCACCGCACCGGCGTTGTCGCGGTGGGTGAACCCATCGTTCTGGTGGCGGCAGGCTCGGCCCACCGCGACGCCGCCTTCGAGGCCGCCCGCTTCGTGATGGATTTCCTGAAGACCGACGCGCCGTTCTGGAAGCGCGAACATCTGGCGGACGGCACAAAGGGCGAGTGGATCGAGGCAAAGAGCGCCGACGATGCCGCCCGCGCCCGCTGGGCCTGA
- a CDS encoding carboxymuconolactone decarboxylase family protein, which yields MPEASAALLAMGKAVDDAGLSRELTELVKLRISQINGCAFCIALHLGIARRIGIDDAKVASIEGWQHGALFSPREKAALAFAEHLTGMRAGTGSRQAFAALLAHFSQEEAVQLTVAIANINTWNRISGGLGFLPPKG from the coding sequence ATGCCGGAGGCTTCCGCGGCCCTCCTTGCCATGGGCAAGGCGGTGGACGACGCAGGCCTTTCCAGGGAACTGACCGAACTCGTCAAGCTGCGCATCTCGCAGATCAACGGCTGCGCCTTCTGCATTGCGCTGCATCTGGGCATTGCGCGCCGCATCGGCATCGACGATGCGAAGGTGGCCAGCATTGAAGGATGGCAGCACGGCGCGCTGTTTTCGCCGCGCGAGAAGGCGGCGCTCGCCTTTGCCGAGCACCTGACCGGAATGCGCGCGGGAACCGGCTCACGCCAGGCATTTGCCGCATTGCTCGCGCATTTTTCGCAGGAGGAGGCGGTGCAGCTGACGGTGGCGATCGCCAACATCAATACCTGGAACCGGATTTCCGGCGGGCTCGGGTTCTTGCCGCCGAAGGGGTGA
- the argF gene encoding ornithine carbamoyltransferase, giving the protein MSEPIHFLDLASQPQGALRAILDEAHRIKGEGRKPRPRTDVLAGRTLAMVFEKPSTRTRFSFDLAMREMGGDTIVANGSEMQLGRGESMPDTARVLSRYVDAVMIRMLDHDALAEFARHAEMPVINGLTRRSHPCQIIADLITIEERLGPIEARTVAWVGDGNNMTATFLEAAGPLGFRMRIATPPELAVPDDVVEAARAAGADVFVSTDPREAVDGADVVAADCFASMGDEDEARRLKLLMPYQVNDDLMAAAAPGAVFLHCLPAHRNEEVTDAVMDGPQSAVFDEAENRIHAQKAVLAYVFGLIAVAPASDR; this is encoded by the coding sequence ATGAGCGAGCCGATCCACTTCCTGGACCTTGCGAGCCAGCCGCAGGGCGCCCTTCGCGCCATTCTGGACGAGGCACACCGGATCAAGGGGGAGGGGCGCAAGCCCCGTCCCCGGACCGACGTTCTCGCCGGGCGCACGCTCGCCATGGTGTTCGAGAAGCCGTCCACCCGCACGCGCTTCTCGTTCGACCTTGCCATGCGCGAAATGGGCGGCGACACGATCGTCGCCAATGGCAGCGAGATGCAGCTCGGCCGCGGCGAATCGATGCCGGATACGGCGCGCGTCCTGTCCCGCTACGTCGACGCGGTGATGATCCGCATGCTCGACCACGACGCGCTCGCCGAGTTCGCCCGCCATGCCGAGATGCCGGTGATCAACGGCCTTACCCGCCGCTCGCACCCGTGCCAGATCATCGCGGACCTCATCACCATCGAGGAACGCCTCGGCCCCATCGAGGCGCGCACGGTGGCCTGGGTCGGCGACGGCAACAACATGACGGCAACCTTCCTGGAGGCTGCCGGCCCGCTGGGCTTCCGCATGCGCATCGCGACGCCGCCGGAGCTTGCCGTGCCGGACGATGTGGTGGAGGCCGCGCGTGCCGCCGGGGCCGACGTTTTCGTTTCCACCGACCCGCGCGAGGCGGTGGACGGCGCCGACGTTGTGGCGGCCGACTGCTTCGCCTCCATGGGCGACGAGGACGAGGCTCGCCGGCTGAAGTTGCTCATGCCCTACCAGGTGAACGATGACCTGATGGCGGCGGCAGCGCCCGGCGCCGTGTTCCTCCACTGCCTCCCCGCGCACCGCAACGAGGAAGTGACGGATGCGGTGATGGACGGCCCCCAGTCGGCCGTGTTCGACGAGGCGGAAAATCGCATCCACGCGCAAAAGGCCGTGCTTGCCTATGTGTTCGGGCTGATTGCGGTGGCCCCTGCCTCGGACCGCTGA
- a CDS encoding aspartate aminotransferase family protein, whose translation MTEPALFATYNRIPVSFDSGEGVWLHGSDGRRYLDMGAGIAVSALGHQHPHLVAEMQKAVAGVWHTSNLFEIPEQARLGERLVAETFAERVFFCNSGAEANEAAIKTARRYQFINGHPERTRIITMAGAFHGRTLGTIAAGGSPKYLEGFGEPLAGFDQAPYDDIEAVKALIGPETAAIMVEPIQGEGGIRPVSREVLAEMRALCDEHGLLLVFDEVQTGAGRTGTLFAYQSLGVTPDILAAAKGIGGGFPLGACLATADAAAGMVPGTHGTTYGGNRLACVAGNAVLDVLLEDGFLEKVRQTGLYAKQALAGLVDSHPDIFETVRGEGLMIGVKCRAPVADITNAARAEGLLVIPAGENTARLLPPLVATEADIREAVAMLDRAATAVEAKSAAAPQ comes from the coding sequence ATGACCGAACCCGCGTTGTTCGCCACCTACAACCGTATTCCCGTCTCGTTTGATTCGGGTGAGGGCGTCTGGCTGCACGGGTCCGACGGGCGACGATACCTCGACATGGGCGCCGGCATCGCCGTGTCCGCCCTTGGCCACCAGCATCCGCACCTTGTTGCGGAGATGCAGAAGGCCGTCGCCGGCGTGTGGCACACGTCCAACCTCTTTGAAATTCCGGAGCAGGCCCGCCTTGGCGAGCGCTTGGTGGCGGAGACGTTTGCCGAGCGCGTGTTCTTCTGCAACTCGGGCGCCGAGGCCAACGAGGCCGCGATCAAGACCGCGCGGCGCTACCAGTTCATCAACGGCCACCCGGAGCGCACCCGCATCATCACCATGGCGGGCGCCTTCCACGGGCGGACGCTCGGCACCATCGCGGCCGGCGGCTCGCCCAAATATCTGGAAGGCTTCGGCGAACCGCTCGCCGGGTTCGACCAGGCGCCGTATGATGACATTGAAGCGGTCAAGGCACTGATCGGGCCCGAAACGGCGGCGATCATGGTCGAGCCGATCCAGGGCGAGGGCGGCATCCGCCCGGTCTCGCGCGAAGTGCTGGCCGAGATGCGGGCGCTGTGCGACGAGCACGGCCTTCTCCTGGTGTTTGACGAGGTGCAAACGGGTGCAGGGCGCACCGGCACGCTGTTCGCCTATCAGTCGCTCGGCGTCACGCCCGACATTCTGGCGGCGGCCAAGGGCATCGGCGGCGGCTTCCCGCTCGGCGCGTGCCTTGCCACGGCGGATGCCGCGGCGGGCATGGTGCCCGGCACCCACGGCACCACCTATGGCGGCAACCGTCTTGCGTGCGTGGCGGGCAATGCCGTGCTCGACGTGCTTCTGGAGGACGGCTTTCTTGAAAAGGTCCGGCAGACCGGGCTTTACGCCAAGCAGGCGCTTGCCGGTCTGGTGGACAGCCATCCGGACATTTTCGAGACTGTGCGCGGCGAGGGGCTGATGATCGGCGTCAAATGCCGTGCGCCGGTGGCGGACATCACCAATGCTGCCCGCGCCGAAGGGCTGCTCGTCATCCCGGCCGGCGAAAACACCGCCCGCCTTCTGCCGCCGCTGGTGGCAACGGAGGCGGACATCCGCGAGGCGGTGGCGATGCTCGACCGTGCGGCAACCGCGGTGGAAGCCAAGAGTGCGGCGGCCCCGCAATGA